In the genome of Coraliomargarita algicola, one region contains:
- a CDS encoding glycosyl hydrolase family 95 catalytic domain-containing protein, whose protein sequence is MQYIIRFLSGGSFALTAFLFVGMMQARAVTPDVVVDVNWADFLGNLDPLWDELPTHPKHGPMIGNGMLGTYLIQDSETGEIRFEMSRGDLCDVRSIFNRRKTNGYFKLKMTDGTPTGTCRLDLWDAQLQAQLTTGNRAVSVRAFTDANSDVIVFELTRSRSDVKCEWDWVPDNRGWAGTAPKVPVDHYVAYPDPILSEVENCKVSVQDMPVSKIYSTQGEPAASQHATAWRIVNEGNKTYIYASTTMSYRASTAMQEAVDNVNHAVAKGLARLEAEHQNWWHDFYQKSFVTLPHKFEWFHWMQIYKIGCMTRQDAPVIIDLVGPWFDRNLKWNGVWANWNTQKQYSNVFTSNHPELADSLLNSLWNQRGNLYDKESDGYGIPWGGMGALNLARGKWRDAYCFAWLLSLSWERYQCTMDSDMLLNKMVPLLKGAYNLMKHHDLSTGEDGKLHFKSAASPEYHQIIDGKKIREFEDITFRIATMRWVCNTIIKINKRYGGLDAEAADCQITLNTLTDYPIDPEQGFMIGKDTPLEHAHRHDSHELQIFPYYEYTPDNPAQVDVIRKTLAHHKKIGFQDQGMADAAWGIMRAMFGDGNDALWSITHETGYVNHPDVSNYTTRLAVYDTAYVEEGPFLGDRVIQEMLLQSWGDDIIRVFPAVPDDADWDNLAYSDFRAKGAFLVSAKRENRQTKFIKIESLAGEPCSVKTDMVGTVKVASDFACTLTDLGDGVVQINNLKQGQWCILYTGNTLPNLTIKPVQAEREAAAQ, encoded by the coding sequence ATGCAATATATAATTCGATTTCTCAGCGGCGGTAGTTTCGCGCTGACTGCTTTTCTTTTTGTAGGAATGATGCAAGCAAGGGCGGTTACACCCGATGTAGTGGTCGACGTGAACTGGGCTGACTTTCTTGGCAATTTAGATCCCCTCTGGGATGAACTTCCAACGCATCCGAAGCATGGGCCGATGATCGGCAATGGGATGCTAGGCACCTATCTGATTCAGGATTCGGAAACAGGGGAGATACGCTTTGAGATGAGTCGAGGCGACTTGTGTGATGTGCGATCGATCTTTAATCGAAGAAAGACGAATGGTTACTTTAAGTTAAAGATGACTGACGGTACACCCACAGGGACCTGCCGCTTGGATTTGTGGGATGCACAGTTGCAGGCGCAACTCACGACCGGTAATCGCGCCGTGTCGGTCCGGGCGTTTACGGATGCGAACAGTGATGTCATTGTCTTTGAACTGACTCGGAGCCGCTCTGATGTGAAGTGCGAATGGGACTGGGTGCCGGACAATCGTGGATGGGCGGGCACCGCTCCGAAGGTGCCAGTTGATCATTATGTGGCATATCCCGATCCGATTCTCTCAGAGGTTGAGAACTGTAAGGTAAGCGTGCAGGACATGCCGGTGAGTAAGATCTATTCGACTCAAGGCGAACCTGCGGCATCCCAGCATGCAACCGCCTGGCGCATCGTTAACGAAGGTAACAAGACCTACATTTACGCCAGCACGACCATGTCCTACCGCGCGTCCACTGCGATGCAGGAGGCCGTGGATAACGTTAATCATGCGGTTGCCAAAGGATTGGCGCGTCTTGAGGCAGAGCACCAAAACTGGTGGCACGATTTTTATCAGAAGAGTTTTGTGACCCTTCCGCACAAGTTTGAATGGTTTCATTGGATGCAGATCTACAAGATCGGCTGCATGACTCGGCAGGATGCGCCCGTGATTATCGATCTAGTCGGCCCATGGTTTGACCGGAACCTGAAATGGAACGGAGTTTGGGCGAATTGGAATACGCAGAAGCAATACAGTAATGTCTTTACCTCCAATCACCCAGAACTCGCCGACTCGTTGCTAAACAGCCTGTGGAACCAGCGCGGAAATCTCTACGATAAGGAAAGTGACGGATATGGAATTCCTTGGGGTGGGATGGGGGCCCTGAATCTTGCTCGCGGGAAGTGGCGTGATGCCTATTGTTTTGCCTGGTTGCTCAGTTTGAGCTGGGAGCGTTATCAGTGCACGATGGACTCAGATATGCTACTCAACAAGATGGTCCCCTTGTTGAAGGGGGCGTATAACTTGATGAAACATCATGATCTGTCTACCGGGGAGGATGGGAAACTGCACTTTAAGTCCGCAGCGAGCCCCGAATATCATCAGATAATCGATGGCAAAAAGATACGCGAGTTTGAAGATATCACCTTCCGTATAGCGACGATGCGCTGGGTCTGTAATACGATCATTAAAATCAACAAGCGCTATGGGGGACTTGATGCCGAAGCTGCAGACTGCCAAATCACCTTGAATACGCTCACCGACTATCCGATCGATCCGGAGCAGGGGTTTATGATCGGCAAAGATACACCGTTGGAGCATGCTCATCGGCACGACTCACATGAGTTACAGATCTTTCCGTATTACGAATATACACCTGATAATCCAGCACAGGTGGATGTAATTCGCAAGACGCTGGCGCATCATAAGAAAATAGGCTTTCAAGATCAGGGCATGGCCGATGCCGCTTGGGGAATTATGCGGGCGATGTTCGGCGACGGTAATGACGCCCTTTGGTCGATTACCCACGAGACGGGATATGTAAATCATCCGGACGTGAGCAACTACACAACCCGCCTTGCGGTTTATGATACCGCTTACGTCGAAGAGGGCCCCTTCCTGGGGGATCGTGTTATTCAAGAAATGTTGCTACAGAGTTGGGGGGATGATATTATACGGGTCTTTCCCGCGGTGCCTGACGATGCGGATTGGGATAACTTGGCATACAGTGATTTTAGGGCGAAGGGAGCTTTCCTCGTTTCAGCAAAGCGCGAAAACCGTCAGACGAAATTTATAAAAATTGAAAGTTTGGCTGGCGAGCCATGCAGCGTGAAAACAGATATGGTCGGCACCGTCAAAGTGGCGAGCGACTTTGCTTGCACACTCACAGACCTTGGTGATGGAGTCGTGCAAATCAACAATTTGAAGCAGGGGCAGTGGTGCATCCTGTATACTGGTAACACTTTGCCGAATCTCACTATTAAACCTGTTCAGGCTGAGCGGGAAGCTGCCGCGCAATAA
- a CDS encoding PEP-CTERM sorting domain-containing protein (PEP-CTERM proteins occur, often in large numbers, in the proteomes of bacteria that also encode an exosortase, a predicted intramembrane cysteine proteinase. The presence of a PEP-CTERM domain at a protein's C-terminus predicts cleavage within the sorting domain, followed by covalent anchoring to some some component of the (usually Gram-negative) cell surface. Many PEP-CTERM proteins exhibit an unusual sequence composition that includes large numbers of potential glycosylation sites. Expression of one such protein has been shown restore the ability of a bacterium to form floc, a type of biofilm.): MINKINIRYALAAATCLIGFTLNAAPVTMVGSNSFGESWLTGGDWSDGNAATSGNDYTVGSAFTVRTVQAPSTTFQGDSLTVEGILSHKAVSSTIGNLILSGGTVSNQGYGSANVTMTLNGGITLTSATTSTFEAGPQAGRNLVFASAISGEGNIDITSLVAGNSVTLSNASNSFTGTITVQSGGLLDFDYAHDTAASLSIVSGGLLNLDENLSFSGLNLLGDTIGAGTYSVADFTALDANYTALFNDGGGMISVIPEPSAFALVGGACVFGLVVMRRRRS, from the coding sequence ATGATAAACAAAATAAACATACGTTATGCACTTGCAGCGGCAACCTGCTTGATCGGGTTTACGCTTAACGCCGCACCTGTCACTATGGTAGGCTCCAATAGTTTTGGCGAATCGTGGCTTACTGGAGGTGATTGGAGCGATGGTAACGCTGCAACCTCAGGTAACGACTACACCGTGGGATCTGCATTTACCGTGCGCACGGTTCAAGCTCCCAGCACGACATTTCAGGGTGACAGCTTAACTGTTGAAGGAATCTTAAGTCATAAAGCGGTTAGCTCAACTATTGGTAATTTAATTTTGTCAGGTGGCACCGTTTCGAATCAAGGTTATGGTTCTGCGAATGTCACTATGACACTCAATGGCGGCATTACCTTAACCAGCGCGACGACTAGCACGTTTGAAGCAGGTCCCCAAGCAGGCCGTAACCTTGTTTTTGCATCCGCGATCAGTGGTGAGGGTAATATCGATATTACTAGCCTTGTTGCTGGGAATTCAGTTACTTTATCGAATGCGTCGAACTCGTTCACTGGCACGATAACGGTGCAGAGTGGTGGCTTGCTCGATTTCGATTATGCGCATGATACTGCAGCTAGTCTGTCGATCGTCTCAGGTGGCTTGCTAAATTTAGACGAAAATCTGTCTTTCTCTGGGCTAAACCTTTTGGGTGATACGATTGGAGCAGGCACATATTCAGTAGCAGATTTCACTGCACTCGACGCGAACTACACCGCGCTCTTCAACGATGGTGGAGGTATGATCTCAGTGATTCCTGAGCCTAGTGCATTTGCGCTGGTCGGTGGTGCGTGTGTATTTGGTTTAGTCGTGATGCGTCGTCGCCGTTCATAA